A genomic stretch from Campylobacter lari subsp. concheus includes:
- the ftsY gene encoding signal recognition particle-docking protein FtsY produces the protein MFGFLKNGLKKTLESIHLVKASNKIITKDLLEEMLLEADVAYEIVEEIIYYLPPNDEVKKADLERVMGTYFIYDKPELANAKPFVDLILGVNGVGKTTSIAKMAHLHKENGEKVILGACDTFRAGAIEQLKLWAQKLDIDIIATSQGHDPSAVAYDAISKALAKNYNRVILDTAGRLQNQKNLANELEKIVRISDKAMQGAPHRKILVLDGTQGVAGILQAKAFNDLVKLDGVIITKLDGTAKGGALFSIARELELPILYVGVGEQLGQIHEFNPNEYVKTLVEEIFA, from the coding sequence ATGTTTGGATTTTTAAAAAATGGTTTGAAAAAAACCTTAGAAAGTATTCATTTAGTTAAGGCTTCAAATAAAATCATTACCAAAGATTTGCTTGAAGAAATGCTTTTAGAAGCTGATGTGGCGTATGAAATAGTTGAAGAGATTATTTATTATCTTCCTCCAAATGATGAGGTCAAAAAGGCTGATTTAGAGCGTGTTATGGGGACTTATTTTATTTATGATAAACCAGAACTTGCTAATGCCAAACCTTTTGTGGATTTGATTTTAGGTGTAAATGGAGTGGGTAAGACCACAAGCATTGCTAAAATGGCACATTTGCATAAAGAAAATGGTGAAAAAGTTATACTTGGAGCTTGTGATACTTTTAGGGCGGGAGCTATAGAGCAGTTAAAATTATGGGCGCAAAAATTAGATATAGATATCATAGCTACTTCACAAGGACATGATCCTTCAGCTGTTGCTTATGATGCTATTTCTAAAGCTTTAGCGAAAAACTATAATAGGGTTATTTTAGATACAGCAGGACGCTTGCAAAATCAAAAAAATCTTGCAAATGAGCTTGAAAAAATCGTTCGTATAAGCGATAAAGCTATGCAGGGAGCTCCTCATAGAAAAATTCTTGTGCTTGATGGTACTCAAGGTGTGGCAGGAATTTTGCAAGCAAAAGCTTTTAATGATTTAGTAAAACTAGATGGAGTGATTATTACAAAACTTGATGGAACCGCAAAAGGTGGAGCTTTATTTAGCATAGCAAGAGAGCTTGAGCTTCCTATTTTATATGTAGGAGTAGGGGAGCAGCTAGGACAAATTCATGAGTTTAATCCTAATGAATATGTTAAAACTTTAGTTGAAGAGATTTTTGCATAA
- a CDS encoding TlpA family protein disulfide reductase: MKFKIFLVIFIMIFFTSCSSDKENFSTENTDNASLTQSENTDFTLKFLDGGKMYVKYHEQAFNFDDTTKAKLFVFFTTWCTPCKAQIPHLNNLNNKYQDRFEVIALFLEENKEQEILTFIEDEKMKFPVAIGENNFVFSKVLNVSSIPTMVLFNTKGEKIKEYLGIIPEEMLDIDIQKAIM, translated from the coding sequence TTGAAATTTAAAATTTTTTTAGTAATTTTTATTATGATATTTTTTACTTCATGTTCTAGTGATAAAGAAAATTTTAGCACTGAAAATACAGACAATGCAAGTTTAACTCAAAGTGAAAATACTGATTTTACTTTAAAATTTTTAGATGGTGGAAAAATGTATGTGAAATATCATGAGCAAGCATTTAATTTTGATGATACAACTAAAGCTAAGTTGTTTGTTTTTTTTACGACTTGGTGTACACCTTGCAAGGCTCAAATTCCACATTTAAATAATCTAAATAATAAATATCAAGATAGATTTGAAGTAATAGCGCTTTTTTTGGAAGAGAATAAGGAGCAAGAAATATTAACTTTTATAGAAGATGAAAAAATGAAATTTCCAGTAGCTATAGGAGAGAATAATTTTGTTTTTTCTAAAGTTTTAAATGTCAGTTCTATTCCAACAATGGTGTTGTTTAATACAAAAGGTGAAAAGATTAAAGAGTATTTGGGGATAATTCCTGAAGAAATGCTAGATATAGATATACAAAAAGCGATAATGTGA
- a CDS encoding 5-formyltetrahydrofolate cyclo-ligase: protein MIKNNFRIKQKSKMHLKLKYQYKRDFLVFQEIKKILNLYKNCKNILIYIPLKYEINLYKFRHFLTKKYQIFVPFMQDKSLKVVKLRLALEKKSFGVYEPKDSFLQTRIDVAIIPVIGVDAKLGRIGHGQGFYDRFFESISYKKPLVVFTQMIDAKSDQFFSQDHDIKGNFYINPYKKYFRKVKNNDRNISRINSRFYRRRDWIYSRQKD from the coding sequence TTGATAAAAAACAATTTTAGAATAAAACAAAAATCCAAAATGCATTTAAAATTAAAATATCAATACAAAAGGGATTTTTTGGTTTTTCAAGAAATAAAGAAAATTCTAAATTTATACAAAAATTGTAAAAACATCCTTATATATATCCCTTTAAAATATGAAATTAATCTTTATAAATTCAGACATTTTCTAACAAAAAAATATCAAATTTTCGTCCCATTTATGCAAGATAAAAGTTTAAAGGTAGTAAAATTAAGATTAGCTCTTGAAAAAAAGAGCTTTGGGGTGTATGAGCCAAAAGATTCTTTTTTGCAAACTCGCATTGATGTTGCGATTATTCCTGTAATAGGCGTAGATGCAAAGTTAGGAAGAATCGGTCATGGTCAAGGTTTTTACGATAGGTTTTTTGAAAGCATTTCTTATAAAAAACCTTTGGTTGTTTTTACACAAATGATTGATGCAAAATCTGATCAATTTTTTAGCCAAGATCATGATATAAAGGGAAATTTTTATATAAACCCTTATAAAAAATATTTTAGGAAAGTTAAAAACAATGATAGAAATATTAGTCGCATTAATAGCCGTTTTTATAGGCGGAGGGATTGGATATATAGTCGCCAAAAAGATTAA
- the rny gene encoding ribonuclease Y — MIEILVALIAVFIGGGIGYIVAKKINDANFNIFLEQAKAKAKAIEYEAELTLKDAKNSVAEAEFAAKKKFDEKIQKLQKEHSIKLEELNKKEQNLHYQEKLHEENKNKLAKEQQAIKALHEENENLKQNYETKLSEVLKILEHSAGLTQEEAKNIVLQKVEENSRAEIAHIVRKYEEEARNEAKRKANFILAQATSRFAGEFAAERLINVVNIKNDELKGRIIGKEGRNVKTLEMVLGVDIIIDDTPGAIIVSCFNLYRRAIATKVIELLVEDGRIQPAKIEEIHEKVCKEFEDNILEEGQTIVMDLGLNNIHPEIVKLIGKLRYRASYGQNALAHSLEVAHLAGIIAAECGGDEKLARRAGILHDIGKALTHEFEGSHVDLGAELCKRYKEHPVVINAIYAHHGHEEAISIESAAVCTADTLSAARPGARREVLEAFLKRVSELEDIAKSKEGVKKAYAINAGREIRVIVNAKLVNDDESVLLAKEIAEEIQEKVQYPGEIKVNVIRELRAIDFAR; from the coding sequence ATGATAGAAATATTAGTCGCATTAATAGCCGTTTTTATAGGCGGAGGGATTGGATATATAGTCGCCAAAAAGATTAATGATGCAAATTTCAATATCTTTTTAGAGCAAGCAAAAGCAAAAGCAAAAGCCATTGAATATGAAGCTGAACTAACACTTAAAGATGCCAAAAATTCAGTTGCTGAAGCTGAATTTGCAGCAAAGAAAAAATTTGATGAAAAAATTCAAAAACTACAAAAAGAACATTCTATTAAACTAGAAGAGCTTAATAAAAAAGAACAAAATCTTCATTATCAAGAAAAACTTCATGAGGAAAATAAAAACAAGTTAGCAAAAGAGCAACAAGCTATAAAAGCTTTACACGAGGAAAATGAAAATTTAAAACAAAATTATGAGACAAAGCTTAGTGAAGTATTAAAAATTCTTGAACATTCAGCTGGTCTTACACAAGAAGAAGCAAAAAATATAGTTTTACAAAAAGTAGAAGAAAATTCAAGAGCTGAGATTGCTCATATTGTTAGAAAATATGAAGAAGAAGCTAGAAATGAAGCTAAAAGAAAGGCTAATTTTATCCTAGCACAAGCTACTTCAAGATTTGCAGGGGAATTTGCCGCTGAAAGATTAATCAATGTAGTAAATATCAAAAATGATGAGCTAAAAGGTCGTATTATAGGTAAAGAAGGGAGAAATGTTAAAACCTTAGAAATGGTTTTGGGTGTTGATATTATCATCGATGATACACCTGGAGCAATTATAGTAAGTTGTTTTAATCTATATAGACGTGCCATTGCTACAAAGGTGATTGAACTTTTAGTTGAAGATGGAAGAATACAACCTGCAAAAATAGAAGAAATTCATGAAAAAGTTTGTAAAGAATTTGAAGATAATATCTTAGAAGAAGGTCAAACTATAGTAATGGATTTAGGACTTAATAATATACATCCTGAAATTGTCAAATTAATAGGAAAATTAAGATATAGAGCAAGTTATGGCCAAAATGCTCTAGCACATTCTTTAGAAGTGGCGCATTTAGCTGGAATTATAGCAGCTGAGTGTGGTGGGGATGAAAAATTAGCAAGAAGAGCTGGGATTTTACACGATATAGGCAAGGCTTTAACGCATGAATTTGAAGGTTCTCATGTGGATTTAGGAGCTGAACTTTGCAAAAGATACAAAGAACATCCTGTTGTGATTAATGCAATTTATGCTCATCATGGGCATGAAGAAGCTATTAGCATAGAATCAGCTGCAGTTTGTACAGCAGATACACTAAGCGCTGCACGCCCTGGTGCAAGACGTGAAGTTTTAGAAGCCTTCTTAAAAAGAGTGAGCGAACTTGAAGACATAGCAAAGAGTAAAGAAGGTGTTAAAAAAGCTTATGCCATTAATGCAGGTAGGGAAATTAGAGTTATTGTTAATGCAAAATTAGTCAATGATGATGAATCTGTCCTTTTAGCTAAAGAAATAGCTGAAGAAATTCAAGAAAAAGTTCAATACCCTGGCGAAATAAAAGTCAATGTCATCAGAGAGCTTAGAGCAATTGATTTTGCAAGATAA
- a CDS encoding DedA family protein, giving the protein MQEMIDNLSTYGYLILFFYSFGGGMVAILAAGVLCASSTKLDLHLCIFLAFLANTIGSTLLFILGKYYKKDIMPYFKNHRRKIALAMMKIKKYGDLLLVVQKFIYGVKTIIPIAAGLCKFSFVRFFIINTLASLIWAVMLGYAGFIFGNTLKETFEAFANYPYIAPVFIITLIFIIWLYLSRFSKKK; this is encoded by the coding sequence ATGCAAGAAATGATAGATAATCTAAGTACTTATGGCTATTTAATTTTATTTTTTTATTCTTTTGGTGGAGGTATGGTTGCTATACTTGCTGCAGGAGTGCTTTGTGCAAGTTCTACTAAACTTGATTTGCATTTATGTATATTTTTAGCCTTTTTAGCTAATACCATAGGCTCAACCTTGTTGTTTATCTTGGGAAAATACTATAAAAAAGACATAATGCCTTATTTTAAAAATCATAGAAGAAAAATCGCTCTTGCTATGATGAAAATCAAAAAATATGGTGATTTGCTTTTAGTGGTGCAAAAATTTATCTATGGAGTAAAAACCATCATTCCTATAGCAGCGGGTCTTTGTAAATTTAGCTTTGTAAGATTTTTTATCATCAATACCTTAGCTAGTTTGATTTGGGCTGTTATGTTAGGTTATGCTGGTTTTATTTTTGGAAATACCCTAAAAGAAACTTTTGAAGCATTTGCCAACTATCCTTACATAGCTCCTGTTTTTATAATCACTTTAATTTTTATTATATGGTTATATTTATCACGCTTTTCTAAGAAAAAATGA